In Porites lutea chromosome 7, jaPorLute2.1, whole genome shotgun sequence, a single window of DNA contains:
- the LOC140944684 gene encoding uncharacterized protein: MDGSFELVEGEYDLHRSIEPVDAEYGLDGSFELVEEYHLDRFGFVNRFLVSCFSFDSPGNQAVAKRVLCEVRSLYGKGKWKKAVIRDAVRKHWRSIRDDETRKAKGKFEEHRRQAKRGNRLKRKLSRRLSSLENNTALSEGDKVKAREILSSPNAVDYMSSEESDPGDTTEERSRGPKARKIKKLSWERSKLKNIKEILDECYLSGLNAKQRRTSARVSRCEEVSPRPCPVDGPRWAVRSQ; encoded by the exons atggatgggtcatttgagctgGTTGAGGGAGAATATGATTTGCATCGGTCAATTGAGCCGGTTGATGCAGAATATGGtctggatgggtcattcgaGCTGGTTGAGGAATATCATCTGGATAG ATTTGGTTTTGTTAATCGTTTTCTTGTATCGTGTTTTAGCTTCGACAGCCCAGGAAATCAGGCTGTGGCCAAGAGGGTTTTATGTGAAGTGCGATCACTTTACGGCAAGGGCAAGTGGAAGAAGGCTGTCATTAGAG ATGCCGTTCGTAAACACTGGAGATCTATTCGAGACGACGAGACAAGAAAAGCCAAAGGAAAATTTGAGGAGCACCGGCGACAAGCAAAGCGTGGCAATCGTTTAAAGAGG AAACTTTCAAGACGCCTCTCCAGTCTTGAAAATAACACTGCCCTTTCAGAAGGGGACAAGGTCAAGGCCAGGGAGATTTTGTCATCCCCTAATGCGGTGGACTATATGTCGTCAGAGGAAAGTGATCCGGGGGATACGACAGAGGAACGATCAAGAGGCCCCAAGGCAAGAAAGATCAAAAAGCTGTCGTGGGAACGAAGCAAACtaaaaaacatcaaagaaataCTGGACGAATGTTATTTGTCAGGGCTTAATGCTAAGCAGCGTAGGACCAGCGCGCGTGTAAGCAGATGCGAAGAAGTGTCTCCACGGCCTTGCCCTGTTGATGGTCCTCGTTGGGCAGTTCGCAGTCAGTGA